The following nucleotide sequence is from Synchiropus splendidus isolate RoL2022-P1 chromosome 14, RoL_Sspl_1.0, whole genome shotgun sequence.
ATGACACAAGAGGTGGAGGTGGCGCGGCCCGTCGACAGGCCCATCTATGGCTTCACTCCGGGCCGTCGCAACAGAAACCAGGCCTTAAAGGAAGAACTGTCGCGCAAGTTGCAGGAGCGTGGTGGCCCAGTAGAGGGCGGTAAGCAACAGCCTTGTGAGCACAAACGACCAGAAAGCAAAAAGATGGCATGAGTATGAGccatgttcttcttcttctaggTGTGCCTGGTTTCATGAGCATCGTCCCGAGCCTTCCGCCGCTTCCATCTGTGGAGCTAACCAACCCTCACGATGACATCACCCTTCCGCGTCTCATCGAGGCTCTGCAGGAGCGGTACAAGATTAAACAGAGAATGATGGAAGAATTCAACAGAGCAGGTGCTGGTGAAGAACCTTGTTGCTTGCAtttggcttgtgtgtgtgctcaaCCTCTTATGTGTCTTCCTGCAGCCAGTGCAATGAGGTCCATGCTTCAAGATCTTGACCATAACCAGAACTCCAACGATAAActgatgaatgaaataaatggccAGCTGATGGAGAAGGACAGGGTTATCCAGAGCAACaaggtggagatggagaggCTAGAAAAGAAAGCAAGGATGTTGGAAAACAAGGTAGGAGATGTGTGAGCCTTTTGTGCCCCCCATACTTGTTTTCAACGTCCCATCATTGCACTTTAGATTGACATCCTCCAGAAAACAACAAAGATCTATGAAGAGGACAAGCGCTCACTGCAGCAGGAGCTTGAGACCAGAGACCAGAGGCTGCACAGAGAGCTGTCAGAGAAACGGCGTATGGAGCAGCGCATGCAGGGTGTCGTCACAGATACTCAGCTCAAGTGGGAGAAAGAATGTGTgagttgaatttaaaaaaaaaacctctttagATTTGTCCATTCTGACTCATGCTGCTGTTTCCAGGAGAGGCGTGTTAATGCCATGCAGCTGGAGATGCAGAACAAGCTCTGGGTGAAGGACGAGAAGCTGAAGCAACTCAAAGCAATCGTTACTGAGAGCAAGACTCCAGGGCGCCCGGAGCCTCCGCCTCGACAGAGCAGACCGCAGCGTCCCTCCAGAGAGGAGCGCACTCCAGCCAAGAGATCAGCGTCTCCGTCACCGATCACGGTACATTTGGCTTTAACAGTGTTGCTATTTACACGCAGAAGGCTTCCTCTGACTTCCGGCGCTTCTTTGCAGAGCTCCACACCCGTTCGGCCGCTGCACCGTCGCTCGCGCTCTGCAGGAGGTGAGAAATGGGTGGACCACAAACCTGCCACCAGCGTGGAGCTGGGCACTGTTTTGCAGCCCATCATTCCCAACGCCATCCAAGTGTCCACACCCACTGAGAAGGCCCTGTCCAAGTGTGACCGCTACGTGCTGACACACCAGGAGGTGGCCTCAGACGGAGAGATTCAGACTAAACTTGTCAAGGTAATGGGAGACACTCAAGGATGTAGCGCATGGTGTTTTTATCTGGCATGATACAGTTTTAACATGCCGTTTGGCATCACTGGAGTTGATCTGGAAAGACTCTAGAACTTAAAAACACGGTGTCTCTTCAGGGAGATGTGATCAAAACAAGAAGTGGAGGACAAGCTGTCCAATTTACAGACATCGAAACATTACGACAAGAGCACCCTGCTGCCCCAAGGTATGCATGACGTCATCACACTCTGCTCCATGCAAAGATCTCACGCATGTCTTTACACTCCTGCTGTCTGGTGCCACAGCAGGCGCAAGAGACGATCTGCTGAGGCCAATGAAGAGCAAGCAGAGGGCTCATGGACAGACGTGGAGACCAGGGTAAGATGAGTTCCTTCTTTACAGTCACCTAAACTGTGTTTATTCTACAtgctgtttattgttttgtctcTCGTTGAGATGCTCTAGGATAATGCTGATGAGACACTTCTTTTCTATTGAGACCGCTAGCATCTCAACCTTTTAAGTTACCTGAACTAATTGTGTTACCATCCTCCTTTGTTTAGATGAAATaccagttttcattttcatgagcAGGAGCCAAATCTTTATGTTGGCCCAGCAGTCCAGTAGGAAGTGGAAGTAGTGATGCAGAAGCAGAGGAAGCGCTTTCTTCATGCAAACATTACTAAATCCAATGACTGTTGTAACTTTGTAACTACTCACCTCTTCCCCTGAAGATACAGCTAGGATGACGCTATTCCTTATTCGGGTATGAACAAAGTGACCATCTGCAGTTACAAGTGAAGCGAACCGATCTGTCAGTGGTTCTGAGGATGTGATCCACACTCTTGCTGTTGAAAGGACAGAGATCTTTTTAGAATTCTTCTGAGATGCTGGCTGACAACATGTCACGAGACTTGTGTGGATAACCTCAACAATGTTTGCCCCCCAGTGCTCTGTCGCCCTGGAGATGAAGGCAGGATCGAACATGGGCCCCAGTTTTGAACATCATGCAATCACCAAGTATGGCACCAAATTCTTCTCGTATTCACTCGACACACCACAGACAGTGAAAACTCATTTCAATGGTTCTTTTCTTCCAGGCGCAGAAAACCCTGAAATGGCTCCTCAGTGGACCTTGACCTCACCTGTGCAATACTCCCGAATTCTTTTTTTAGGGTTAGACATGATGTATTTAATCATTTTGTACTTTTATatatgcatctgtgtgtgtgtgcgtgtgtcaccAAAGCTAGCAGGTAGAATCTAAACTTGATCAACAGCATCAAGACACGCTTAAACTATTTAGTTCATGTTTTCAAGTACTTTAGACTTTGATATTTGCTTTTGCTGTTTTGTACACTCCACTGTTTTAAAGCATCTGTTAAACCACGTCAGCTCTTGTCACTCATTCTTTACCAAGTGTCACCATGTTTCTCTTCATGACAGACACTTTTGTTAATCTTCCTGTGAGTACAACGCAATACTTGTACAgaatatttatttccaaatcCATTTGTTCTTTTACTTAACAATATTGCCTATATTTAATGCCATTCCAAAGTGGGGGGGGCTTTGATACTTCAAGAGAGTAAAAACATTGTAGATAAAGGAAATATAGTTCATAAATCGTGAACATGCATCAATTCAAAAGTtggaattataataaaaaaacattgcaaATATGTTTCACGGATGGTCATAAAGCTCTTCCTCTTCCCCAAAATGTGGGTGGAAACACCCTCTCTCTTCTTCGATTAATGGAATTAGCCTTTAATATCAGTGCAACAATTTGGGAAGCGGGTGTCCTGAagctccatctcttcaagaagCAGAGAGCACCTGGTGTTCAGGAATAGAACGTTTCTAAACGCTAGATGGCAGCACAAGACCATGCTTGACTATTAGCATTCACAACCGGAGGAAATTGAAGGATTTTGTGGAGACAGTGCTTCTGAAATGAGACTGATAGTGGAGgaaaaaatgtgttcagtgGCTTGAACACGCCctctgattcattttttttctttatttactactttctgcattgtaggtacatactgaagacatcaaatatcTGAAGCAGGATATATTACTTTATGTAGCAAGACAATGTTGAACAACTctttatgtatatatgtatatatatatatatatatatatatatatatatatatatagctgtggATAGATATGGATAAACTGCTCACAATACTGTCCTTTTAGAGTCAAAACTGAACCTCTGCATGACATTGAACAATTTGAATTTTTAGATCTTGCGAAGTGACTGAAATAGTGTGATTCATTTTGCCCTGGTAATGCTGAGATATGAGGGCAGGCTTTGGAGCTGACATCTGATCGCTCTCATCATCACAAGCTCAACCGTTCAAATCCTCATCTTCTGCCAGTCTGGATTGGAAAGCACTGGAGAGTGACTAACGTGAAGCCTCTTGGAGAAGGTCAAGAGTCCAGAGCAACCGGCAGCCATTAAATTGACTCCTGCGAGATATTGAGTGTCTTCTGAGCGGCGCGTGCGTTTGATGTGCTGCACTGTTATCACCCCCTCATCAGCTCAAACCTGCAGGCTGAGACTGACCGACAAACACGCCGACATCCACCTGTCGTAACCAGCACTGCTGCATTTTCTTTACAGATCAGTCGGACAGCAGAACTGTCTTCTTTCCACAGACTGTCGGCGGTAGAGCGGCTGcttctgaagacattttctaTGATAGTTTCTTAGAAAGTAAGATCTGCTCAGATAACATAGTTTCTTTGGTCATAAACGTTGATGTTTCATGGAGACAACTGAGGGATGCGATTGTTCTCCAAGCCAGAAGGACAATCAAGGCTCATCATCCAGCTGCGTGAATAAAACACTATTTCAAGCTTATCAGGATGAATTGTGCTCATCGGTGCCATTAAACTTGCTGGAGGGAGTTCAAACGTTCTGCCTGAGCTCACGCAGTCAATTAGAGCAGcacatttgcaaaacaaaacaggccTAATAGCAACGTTTTATTGACTCCTCGCTTGGATTATTCTGACAGAGAGGTTTTCAAAATGTAGTAGTCAGGAACTTCGCTCTGCTACGTTTTTAACACGCTATTGAAAAGACATACAAATGTTGGACTGGTAGGTTCGATAGCATCTCAAATCAGTTCTGACTGTTGGTGAGGGAGGAGCACAGCCTCATCTAAAGTGCGGTCTGGGGGCCATGcgtggccctttgcctgcatTTTGCGGCCCAGTGGCTCCTACATTCATTACTGTTTGAATTATGAATGTCTTGCTTTTAGCACTTTATTCCCtctgtcttgtgtgtgttttccttcccCATATCTATTCatatttatgttgaaaaaaataaaattaattgtCAGTGGTAATGCTTAATTTAACAGTATTTCTTGTACTTGGAAGTAAATAAATGAGATATATTTAATATTCACCAATTATTTTCTGATATATatgatttatattaaaaatCTATATTGAGAAATGAAATAACATCACCAAAAGGGTAAAAACGTAATGACATTTTCCCTATTTTCTCTTTATtaggacatatatatatatatatatatatatatatatatatatatatatatatatatatatatatatatatatatatatatactataaaaATACTATACTATATAAATACCATAAAATATGTATACTATCATACATATAATACTATGTGTATTATAATACTGCACTTGCAATAGTGGCATTACAattttgactgtttttcttttgtcttttcgCTTCATGGCCCCTCACTACAGTCACAGtcaataatgtggcccctgtggAAATGTAATAGCCCACCCCTGCTCTTCACTTGCAAGCCCTGAACCTTTTATTAGGAAAGGACACGGTCATTGGCCATAATATCTGTGCCTCCGCTTCCTTCAAAGACTGAGTCAGCACATCACGAGTCAGCTTCTGAGAAGTCCAGACGGGTCAGGCGCACACTCACTGTGAACTCCAGTGGTGTCACACGCGCACGCATGAGTCTGTGTCtcttgctttgtgaggacctctcactaCCACtatcctttccccagcctctcagcctaaccatccaaaatgaATGGCTCAACTTGACCTGGACTCTCAACCAGTTGTAATGACCtgcttatttttggcgttctaaCTGAATGAGGACAGGATAAAATGCCGCAAAGcaaaatgatgaagaagagcGTTTCCTGAATCCTGAGCTTCTTCGCTCTAATCTCCGCCACCGAGGGGAGGGCTCTGCGGAAAAGTGCCCGCTCGGCCAAAAGATTCCAGAGTGCTGATTGGGTGAATTTCTGGATGCGATCATTTCATTTCTGTGACTGGCTGCAGTGCTGATGGGGCACTTTTCCTTTCCCCTCCCACAAGCACAGTATGGAAAGAACAGGAAGCTGTTCCcgccaaaatatgaaaatggacATTTGAAAGGCGACATGTTGCCGTGCACTCTGatcactctcactctcaactgttgataagaaaaaaataacataacatTCCTTTAAAAACATCCATAAACACAGGTACTATGAGGCAGTGATGGATGGAGGacgtgtcatgaaacagtactgcagggttgaaaCGTTttagaagccactagatggcgccgttggtttagaaatgacatgaggtttcattgaattagttgttcaagtccaatcattttacagcagacccTGGAATCTTCTGtaaatcaggtcactgtttcatgaaacctctccaacccttcagtactgtgtcatgaaactccATCTACCATCACTACTATGAGGTGCGGAACAGTGCCCTCTATTGACCAGCCGCCCCCACAGCGCTTCAGCCGTCATCTCCAACTTCATATTTGatgttcatttgaaaatgttcaGCAAGCTAGTTGCCATGAAACCACCTGGATCATGTATGGAAATTAATATTCAAATGTCCTGTCAGTACTTAAAAAAGATCAATGGTCATGCAGCGTTTAAGAAAAGAGTCTGGCAGAAAAATATGAGctccattattattttatggatGTGAGTAAAGGTCCACAGTGACTTGTATACTTATCAAATAATTTGGCATTATTTTGGATGATAGACAgtctgagttaaaaaaaaaaaaaaaagaataaaggtCATTCTATTTCGACTAATAAAATTGAGGTGGTGAGGTCAGGAGTACAGACTGACGTCATTTATTACCTGCTCTTCATGGATGCATCTTACGAAACCCTTTATGAGTCATAATGAGCCTCAGATAAAACGATGGTATTCATAATGTTCCAGGTTTGGTCCAGAGGAAAGATGACCACCATTAATAACACAACAGTTGTGAAAGTCAGGCTGTTGTTTCGTCTGGTAGAGATGCACGTGGGTCACTTCTCTGTTTGAAACTGTATATTCTGTGAGGCAAAGCAGACGTCCAGGCCTTCAGCATCTGAAAGCACGGTGGGATCTGTTTCTAACGTCCAGAGCAGATGTGGTGTCAGCCACTGTaacatatacagtatttatcACTCCGTTCATGCTCAGGTTGTAACTAAGAATCCATTTGTCTCACTATTGTGGTTACAGATGAACGCAGCGAGAGTCGACCTTTCAGAGGAGCAATTCAAAACAAGACAGATTTCTCAGTGAAAATATTGGAAGGCCTTGTTGCTCTGGtttccaaaaataataataataatgggcgATACGGGCTGAATGGtgtgttttttccccctccgcTGTCTTTGTTCTTGGCAGTGGGCTAAGTGCTTGCAGCTGTCAGTTGAGTATatcctcctggccccggagtttGAGGCTTGGCTGCACTCTGGGCTGGCTGCGCCATCACTGTGGTGACAGTACGCCATGACTGATTTCCGTTGACTCACTTTCATTGTAACCACAGCGTGTCCCTCaaaccccttttttttcttcttgcaaGTGGTTGATCTCATCTTGTTAATGCTGCAGCGGCTTCGCGTGCAGTCGCTTGATTATTTAAAGCAGAGCCCTGAGCAGTTTGGCTGATGAAACGAGGAGCGGAGATGCCAGAAACGATCGCTCTGACAGCGGCACAATGCAGCGTGATGTATGGTGGCTGATGGTATTTGGATGTGCTGAAGGTTGACTCAACATTCTTCCATCGCAGGACGAGCACTAAATGGATATGTGTTAAAACCAGCTCCATCAAGCCTGACAAACCTTCAGCCACTGGGCAAAGCGCTTCATCGTCATTGCTGTCAGGatactgtgtttttgttcaggatTTACCCATATTTTATGCCAGTATTTCCACTGAATTTCCTAGCAAGATGACCAGTCAAGTTTTATGCTCAGGTTTGACCGCTGTCACGACCACAACATCAGCTGAAAAAGTAGGAATTTGTGGAGAACATGACAATAGAAATATGTACAACATAGATGTCACCAGGCGAACTGAGGTTGACCCATGCTGTGCATGTATATAAATGCATCAGGgttagaactgattcattactctttatttaatttgtgatcaataaacatatttaatgtacttacacgtaaacaaacctaaaccttgtgaaattacgtgaaaccatgtgatcaacgcaaagatatttgtccaaccagcagcagaaccaggtgcaaatgatattcatcaaatttactactgaaaaaaaaagaaaaaaaatacacttgatgcaaactgttgagaacattggtaaaactgaataaatttctgaataaaataaataataaaactatgtgtaaatacaataaaataaaaataagctaTTTTAATTAAACACCagagaagatataagtgaagtgtaattgaaagtattgccataaaatgttaattaattaatagtcattcattttcaaaaccgcttcaacaagtgctttcatgaacagtttttactgttgggggggtgacatcactttctttatcgctttttcttttcaagaacttctccacagttggtaactatcacagatttgcagctgtcatgtcaagtcagtgacgcactactgccaccatacgtggctaatgtattaaaaggtgcaaaacaaaaaaaacttctagtggccctctagggggcgctcgtggcccaaccatgggccccggctcTATGGTTAACAATCGCCGGTTTACATAACTCAGGTTCATACGGTTGAACAATTGATATTGAATCAACATACAACAGAACAGAAGACGATTCTTGTGAAGGTTCCCTGGCTCCGTTGCAGTGATCGCACTAAGGCCTGACGTGGTTCTTGTGTCAGAATCGATGGGGCAGTGGGTCCAGCTCGCAGGTGAATGCCGGTGCAACAGGTGCGATGCTGTCAAACTGCAGCAGTACGAGGGCTGGACAGCAAGCATCCGTCCATCCAGAAGAAGGTGGCGAGATGGTATCTGATGGGTCGATCCGTGGGTCACACAAGCCTCCAAGACCAGTGGTTCTCATAGGCTCTGGCTTTGGGAATCAATATCATCAGTAGCTGGCGCTGTTGTTGAGGTAATTGAGATAACTGGGTTTCCAATCCTGGACCTCTGGCAGTTGGGCCTTAAATGACCCAGAGAAAGACAGAAGCCGCCCTGACTTGGTCACCTGGAGACCTGAAACGCAGGATGGATGAATGCAAACATTAGTCTGGTGGACAACAGTAGTGTGATGCAGTGGATTTTCTCTAAAAACAATGCAGTGTTTCTGGACTGACTGCGGGAACATGAGTCCTCCCTCTGAGTACAGCAGGGCGCCATCACTGCTGGTGTGTTCTACACTGAAGTTCAGACAATAATGGTGGGGACAC
It contains:
- the kif23 gene encoding kinesin-like protein KIF23 isoform X4; translated protein: MQVKITNQNESRFLSRKHRDRNTTMNRQLKGKTPRKPPRKPANSQKDPVGVYCRVRPLGVEDEECCIEVISGTTIQVHAPEGFKSNRNGEYKETQYSFKKVFGVSVNQMELFEYVARPLVEDLVHGKNGLLFTYGVTGSGKTFTMTGSPGQGGLLPRSLDMIFSSIGPFQSKRYVFKSDEKNGMEVQNEVDALLERQRRDNNLNVPKPSSSRQKVDPEIADMIKSDEVCKAPDVDEDNCYAVFVSYIEIYNNYIYDLLEDSPDNEIKPKPPQSKLLREDQNHNMYVAGSMEVEVKSAEEAFQVFWKGQKKRKVANTRLNRESSRSHSVFMIKLVQAPLDADGDNILQDKNAVTVSQLCLVDLAGSERTGRTGAEGTRIREAGNINQSLLTLRTCIEVLRENQMCGTNKMVPYRDSKVTHLFKNYFDGEGKVKMVVCVNPKADDYEETLLVMRFAEMTQEVEVARPVDRPIYGFTPGRRNRNQALKEELSRKLQERGGPVEGGVPGFMSIVPSLPPLPSVELTNPHDDITLPRLIEALQERYKIKQRMMEEFNRAASAMRSMLQDLDHNQNSNDKLMNEINGQLMEKDRVIQSNKVEMERLEKKARMLENKIDILQKTTKIYEEDKRSLQQELETRDQRLHRELSEKRRMEQRMQGVVTDTQLKWEKECERRVNAMQLEMQNKLWVKDEKLKQLKAIVTESKTPGRPEPPPRQSRPQRPSREERTPAKRSASPSPITVHLALTVLLFTRRRLPLTSGASLQSSTPVRPLHRRSRSAGGEKWVDHKPATSVELGTVLQPIIPNAIQVSTPTEKALSKCDRYVLTHQEVASDGEIQTKLVKGDVIKTRSGGQAVQFTDIETLRQEHPAAPRRKRRSAEANEEQAEGSWTDVETRCSVALEMKAGSNMGPSFEHHAITKRRKP
- the kif23 gene encoding kinesin-like protein KIF23 isoform X3, which codes for MQVKITNQNESRFLSRKHRDRNTTMNRQLKGKTPRKPPRKPANSQKDPVGVYCRVRPLGVEDEECCIEVISGTTIQVHAPEGFKSNRNGEYKETQYSFKKVFGVSVNQMELFEYVARPLVEDLVHGKNGLLFTYGVTGSGKTFTMTGSPGQGGLLPRSLDMIFSSIGPFQSKRYVFKSDEKNGMEVQNEVDALLERQRRDNNLNVPKPSSSRQKVDPEIADMIKSDEVCKAPDVDEDNCYAVFVSYIEIYNNYIYDLLEDSPDNEIKPKPPQSKLLREDQNHNMYVAGSMEVEVKSAEEAFQVFWKGQKKRKVANTRLNRESSRSHSVFMIKLVQAPLDADGDNILQDKNAVTVSQLCLVDLAGSERTGRTGAEGTRIREAGNINQSLLTLRTCIEVLRENQMCGTNKMVPYRDSKVTHLFKNYFDGEGKVKMVVCVNPKADDYEETLLVMRFAEMTQEVEVARPVDRPIYGFTPGRRNRNQALKEELSRKLQERGGPVEGGKQQPCVPGFMSIVPSLPPLPSVELTNPHDDITLPRLIEALQERYKIKQRMMEEFNRAASAMRSMLQDLDHNQNSNDKLMNEINGQLMEKDRVIQSNKVEMERLEKKARMLENKIDILQKTTKIYEEDKRSLQQELETRDQRLHRELSEKRRMEQRMQGVVTDTQLKWEKECERRVNAMQLEMQNKLWVKDEKLKQLKAIVTESKTPGRPEPPPRQSRPQRPSREERTPAKRSASPSPITVHLALTVLLFTRRRLPLTSGASLQSSTPVRPLHRRSRSAGGEKWVDHKPATSVELGTVLQPIIPNAIQVSTPTEKALSKCDRYVLTHQEVASDGEIQTKLVKGDVIKTRSGGQAVQFTDIETLRQEHPAAPRRKRRSAEANEEQAEGSWTDVETRCSVALEMKAGSNMGPSFEHHAITKRRKP
- the kif23 gene encoding kinesin-like protein KIF23 isoform X1; the protein is MQVKITNQNESRFLSRKHRDRNTTMNRQLKGKTPRKPPRKPANSQKDPVGVYCRVRPLGVEDEECCIEVISGTTIQVHAPEGFKSNRNGEYKETQYSFKKVFGVSVNQMELFEYVARPLVEDLVHGKNGLLFTYGVTGSGKTFTMTGSPGQGGLLPRSLDMIFSSIGPFQSKRYVFKSDEKNGMEVQNEVDALLERQRRDNNLNVPKPSSSRQKVDPEIADMIKSDEVCKAPDVDEDNCYAVFVSYIEIYNNYIYDLLEDSPDNEIKPKWNGGGTPLRQNTEFIPPQSKLLREDQNHNMYVAGSMEVEVKSAEEAFQVFWKGQKKRKVANTRLNRESSRSHSVFMIKLVQAPLDADGDNILQDKNAVTVSQLCLVDLAGSERTGRTGAEGTRIREAGNINQSLLTLRTCIEVLRENQMCGTNKMVPYRDSKVTHLFKNYFDGEGKVKMVVCVNPKADDYEETLLVMRFAEMTQEVEVARPVDRPIYGFTPGRRNRNQALKEELSRKLQERGGPVEGGKQQPCVPGFMSIVPSLPPLPSVELTNPHDDITLPRLIEALQERYKIKQRMMEEFNRAASAMRSMLQDLDHNQNSNDKLMNEINGQLMEKDRVIQSNKVEMERLEKKARMLENKIDILQKTTKIYEEDKRSLQQELETRDQRLHRELSEKRRMEQRMQGVVTDTQLKWEKECERRVNAMQLEMQNKLWVKDEKLKQLKAIVTESKTPGRPEPPPRQSRPQRPSREERTPAKRSASPSPITVHLALTVLLFTRRRLPLTSGASLQSSTPVRPLHRRSRSAGGEKWVDHKPATSVELGTVLQPIIPNAIQVSTPTEKALSKCDRYVLTHQEVASDGEIQTKLVKGDVIKTRSGGQAVQFTDIETLRQEHPAAPRRKRRSAEANEEQAEGSWTDVETRCSVALEMKAGSNMGPSFEHHAITKRRKP